Below is a genomic region from Bacillus mycoides.
TCGGCAATTACGCCTTCAATACCATATATATTAAAGGGATTAGAAGTTACATTGAAAATTGTAGCTGCATCAGCTGTGGTAGGATTTATTTTAGGAACGTTATTAGCACTTTGCAAAATTGCTAGAATACGAGTATTAAATATTGCAGCAGATATTTATACGTCAATATTTCGTGGCACACCGCTAGTATTACAATTAATGATTATTTATTTCGGTGTTCCGCAAATGATGGGTTATGAGATACCGGCCTTTTTAGCAGCTGTACTTGCATTTAGCTTAAATTCAGGTGCATATATGTCAGAAGTAATTCGTGCCGGCATTCAAGCAGTCGATAAAGGACAAACAGAAGCAGCAATGGCTTTAGGTATTCCGTACAGTAAAATGATGAGAAATATTATTTTTCCTCAAGCTTTAAAAAATATATTACCAGCACTTGTGAATGAGTTTGCGACACTTACGAAAGAGTCGGCTGTAGTAACCGTAATAGGAGCGACTGATTTAATGCGCCGTGCTTATATTGTAGGTGGTGAAACATTTAAATATCTTGAGCCATTACTTTTTGTTGGACTTATTTATTATATATTAGTAATTATTCTTACATTAGTCGGGAAAGCCATTGAAGGGAGAATGAAGAAAAGTGATTAAAATTGACAACCTTCATAAATCATTTGGGAAAAATGAAGTATTAAAAGGAATTACAACAACGATTGAGAAAGGAGAGGTTGTTGCAATTATTGGACCGTCTGGATCTGGAAAGTCAACGTTTTTACGCTGTATGAATGTATTAGAAGCGCCGACAGATGGTCACATTTGGATTGGAACGGAAGAAGTAACGAATCCGAAAACAAATATTATGCACGTTCGTGAAAATGTCGGAATGGTATTTCAACATTTTCACTTATTCCCTCATATGACTGTATTAGAAAATATT
It encodes:
- a CDS encoding amino acid ABC transporter permease, with protein sequence MNLDFSAITPSIPYILKGLEVTLKIVAASAVVGFILGTLLALCKIARIRVLNIAADIYTSIFRGTPLVLQLMIIYFGVPQMMGYEIPAFLAAVLAFSLNSGAYMSEVIRAGIQAVDKGQTEAAMALGIPYSKMMRNIIFPQALKNILPALVNEFATLTKESAVVTVIGATDLMRRAYIVGGETFKYLEPLLFVGLIYYILVIILTLVGKAIEGRMKKSD